The following proteins come from a genomic window of Candidatus Palauibacter soopunensis:
- a CDS encoding Trm112 family protein: MPLDERLLEILACPKCKGELEYRLGDGEEALLCHACRLRYEVDDGIPIMLIDEAKPL; the protein is encoded by the coding sequence ATGCCCCTCGACGAAAGACTGCTCGAGATCCTCGCCTGCCCCAAGTGCAAGGGCGAGCTGGAATACCGGCTGGGCGACGGTGAAGAAGCGCTCCTGTGCCACGCCTGTCGTCTGAGATACGAAGTCGACGACGGGATTCCGATCATGCTCATCGACGAGGCGAAGCCTCTCTGA